One window from the genome of Oryza glaberrima chromosome 3, OglaRS2, whole genome shotgun sequence encodes:
- the LOC127768320 gene encoding protein FAR1-RELATED SEQUENCE 6-like, which yields MGEGSERPRSSRAARARNPSFEVEVVVEEEEEDEEEAAVAAARRVKREVADDLNGEPAEEEDDDEEEVVVEEDEEVVVASDEEGGDGEADGGGEVAVAFEPRTLEEALVPRVGAVFDSVDEAFSLYKTYAYRTGFHAVRRTCHNYEGLRYRSTFTCTHGGKARADASPSDGSGARYPLRSSKRAANAQEKRARRGAAEKTGCKAMLIIRDRRADDKWKVEFVELEHNHPCTPDMVRFLKAYREMPDSAKKKAKISDEMDDRVEKSLSEIAETRKFPTRPKRSVGGGASVGGFRFSRSDSFVQRFGDDDLIALKKFIEAMQRKKPNFIHYWDLDQETHVKNFFWTDSRSQAQYRYFGDVITLDVMYLQHSRASLPLATILGVNNHGHLVLLGCGLLCSDKKENYVWLLKRWLGCMNGKPPEAITTTYSDAVAEAVAEVLPNARHRFCFWHILKKLQENVGRTNEKEAISLRFKEVVYDTVTLTDFEREWGAMVEQYKLKDNDWFSALYSCRKQWAPGYVNHSFWAGTSAIRKVEKPDPYFDGVVTTKTTLPVFLEQYETTLRGKLEREAYDDLRSYYSRLTSLSGLPFEEQLMELYTVPMFQAFQDEIKQLIHVICKEVDRSGNSITYMASELIQGKKVDYTVVYNSADKDVWCICRSFPSRGILCSHALSVLKQENVLMLPSKYILNRWRKDFRVLHATASSSSISSDRDLSIFNDLYVRGHEYLEDAIDIGAREPELKEFVLTVMKEAKDKLVRPDHIHQADQRVDVNMSVTGQVSADRGVDVNISSNSTSLIQGDRRVDTNVTSNTTAMVHGHGDSMTSNTTAMIRGDRRVEMKIPTPHLIHGDGRIDMNMASPHLMQRDRRVDMNMASPHMIQGDRRVDMNLASPHFIQSDRRVDMNLASSHLIQGDRRVDMNMTSPHLIQGDTRVDMNMVSTAQNGMHSFDLVNVNLESGPLPMAATDFMQMHQHPPVYHPKQLLNMRDQVMDTNKRPNMETNTYFMGGGMHVG from the coding sequence ATGGGGGAGGGTTCGGAGAGGCCTcgctcctcccgcgccgcgcgtgcgCGAAACCCTAGCtttgaggtggaggtggtggtggaggaggaggaggaggatgaggaggaagcGGCTGTGGCTGCGGCTAGGCGTGTCAAGAGGGAGGTCGCGGATGACCTGAACGGGGagcccgcggaggaggaggatgacgacgaggaggaggtggtggtggaggaggacgaggaggtggTTGTCGCCTCcgacgaggagggcggcgacggggaggcggacggcggcggcgaagtggcTGTGGCCTTCGAGCCGCGCACGCTGGAGGAGGCCCTCGTTCCGCGCGTGGGTGCGGTGTTCGACTCTGTGGACGAGGCCTTCTCGCTCTACAAGACCTACGCCTACCGCACAGGCTTCCACGCGGTGCGCCGGACCTGCCACAACTACGAGGGGCTCCGCTACCGCTCTACCTTTACCTGCACTCATGGTGGCAAGGCCCGGGCTGACGCCAGCCCGTCTGATGGCTCAGGCGCCCGCTACCCACTCCGCAGCAGCAAGCGTGCGGCCAACGCCCAGGAGAAGAGGGCTCGTCGCGGTGCGGCTGAGAAGACAGGATGCAAGGCGATGTTGATCATCCGTGACAGGCGGGCGGATGATAAGTGGAAGGTGGAGTTCGTTGAGTTGGAGCATAACCATCCGTGTACACCTGACATGGTGAGGTTCTTGAAGGCTTACAGGGAAATGCCTGACTCAGCTAAGAAGAAGGCCAAGATTTCTGATGAGATGGATGATAGGGTGGAGAAATCGCTGAGCGAGATTGCTGAGACCAGGAAGTTCCCAACTCGGCCCAAGCGGAGTGTTGGTGGTGGAGCCTCTGTTGGTGGGTTCAGGTTTAGTAGAAGCGACAGTTTTGTGCAGCGGTTTGGGGATGATGACCTTATTGCACTGAAGAAGTTTATTGAGGCGATGCAGCGCAAGAAGCCAAACTTTATCCACTACTGGGATCTTGATCAGGAAACTCATGTGAAGAATTTTTTCTGGACTGACTCGAGGTCCCAGGCACAATACCGTTATTTTGGTGACGTCATTACACTTGACGTGATGTATTTACAGCATTCGCGTGCTAGCCTTCCATTGGCCACAATCCTTGGGGTGAACAACCATGGTCACCTTGTTCTGCTTGGTTGTGGTCTGCTTTGCAGTGACAAGAAGGAAAACTATGTTTGGCTGTTGAAGAGGTGGTTGGGCTGTATGAATGGCAAGCCACCAGAGGCGATCACAACCACCTATTCAGATGCCGTTGCAGAAGCTGTGGCTGAGGTGTTGCCAAATGCGAGGCACCGTTTCTGTTTTTGGCATATCTTGAAAAAACTCCAAGAGAATGTCGGACGCACAAATGAGAAAGAGGCAATTTCCTTGAGATTCAAGGAGGTTGTTTATGACACAGTCACACTTACAGACTTTGAGAGAGAGTGGGGGGCCATGGTTGAGCAGTACAAGCTCAAAGACAATGACTGGTTCTCTGCTTTGTACAGCTGCCGGAAACAATGGGCACCTGGTTATGTCAACCATTCATTTTGGGCTGGCACTTCTGCTATTAGGAAGGTCGAGAAACCAGATCCATACTTTGATGGCGTGGTGACAACTAAAACTACCCTACCAGTTTTCCTTGAGCAATACGAGACTACTCTTAGAGGGAAGCTGGAAAGGGAGGCATATGATGATTTGCGCTCCTATTACTCTAGGCTCACTTCGCTGTCGGGATTACCCTTTGAGGAACAACTCATGGAGCTCTATACAGTACCTATGTTCCAAGCATTCCAAGACGAGATCAAACAATTAATACACGTGATTTGTAAAGAGGTAGACAGGAGTGGAAATTCAATTACCTACATGGCTAGTGAGTTGATACAGGGAAAGAAGGTCGACTATACAGTTGTCTACAACAGTGCTGACAAGGATGTCTGGTGCATTTGTCGCTCCTTTCCGTCACGAGGCATCCTTTGCAGCCATGCTCTCTCCGTTCTTAAGCAAGAGAATGTGTTAATGCTGCCATCAAAGTATATCCTCAATCGTTGGAGAAAGGATTTTAGAGTACTTCATGCAACTGCAAGTTCCAGTTCTATATCATCTGATAGAGATTTGAGCATTTTCAATGATCTCTATGTCCGTGGCCACGAGTATTTAGAAGATGCCATTGACATTGGAGCCAGAGAACCTGAGCTCAAAGAGTTTGTGTTGACAGTTATGAAGGAAGCGAAGGACAAACTAGTTAGGCCTGACCATATTCATCAAGCTGATCAGCGGGTTGATGTAAATATGTCAGTGACTGGCCAAGTGTCCGCAGATAGAGGAGTAGATGTGAACATTTCATCAAATAGCACATCCCTGATTCAGGGAGACAGAAGGGTTGATACAAATGTGACCTCAAACACCACAGCCATGGTTCATGGTCATGGGGATTCCATGACATCAAACACCACAGCTATGATTCGTGGGGATAGAAGAGTTGAGATGAAGATCCCAACGCCCCACCTTATTCATGGAGACGGAAGAATTGACATGAACATGGCATCCCCTCACTTGATGCAGAGGGACAGAAGAGTTGACATGAACATGGCCTCCCCACACATGATACAGGGGGACAGAAGAGTTGATATGAACTTGGCATCACCACACTTTATACAAAGCGACAGAAGGGTTGATATGAACCTGGCATCTTCGCATCTGATACAAGGGGACAGAAGAGTTGATATGAATATGACATCCCCTCACTTGATACAAGGTGACACCAGAGTGGATATGAATATGGTATCTACTGCTCAGAATGGAATGCACTCTTTTGATTTGGTGAATGTGAACCTAGAAAGTGGTCCTTTGCCAATGGCTGCAACTGATTTCATGCAAATGCATCAGCACCCACCCGTTTACCATCCAAAACAACTCCTCAATATGAGAGATCAGGTGATGGACACAAATAAGAGGCCCAATATGGAAACAAACACATACTTTATGGGAGGTGGAATGCATGTGGGATAG